A portion of the Bufo gargarizans isolate SCDJY-AF-19 chromosome 7, ASM1485885v1, whole genome shotgun sequence genome contains these proteins:
- the LRRC8C gene encoding volume-regulated anion channel subunit LRRC8C: MIPVTEFRQFSEQQPAFRVLKPWWDVFTDYLSVAMLMIGVFGCTLQVMQDKIICLPKRIHPAQNTSIYNASGATTNMPLPKPTAPSGTVEMRGLKTDLDLQQYSFINQMCYERALHWYAKYFPYLVLIHTLIFMVCSNFWFKFPGSSSKIEHFISILGKCFESPWTTRALSEVSGEEPEEKDNRKNALSKTIATPSAVESPLVKTQSLKSIPEKFVVDKTTAGALDKKEGEQAKALFEKVKKFRLHVEEGDLLHAMYVRQTILKVLKFLIIICYNSALVSKVQFTVDCNVDIQDMTGYKNFSCNHTMAHLFSKLSFCYLCFVGVYGLTCLYTLYWLFYRSLKEYSFEYVRQETGIDDIPDVKNDFAFMFHMIDQYDPLYSKRFAVFLSEVSENKLKQLNLNNEWTVDKLRQRLLTNAYNRLEIQLFMLSGLPDTVFEITELQSLKMEIINNVMIPATIAQLDNLQELSLYQCSVKIHTAALAFLKENLKILRVKFDDVRELPPWMYSLRNLEELYLIGSLSHDISKNINLESFRELKSLKILFIKSNLSKIPQGAVDVSGHLQKLCIHNDGSKLVMLNNLKKMINLTELELIHCDLERIPHAIFSLIALQELDLKENNLKSIEEILSFQHLRKLTILKLWYNSIIYIPEHIKKLTSLERLYFSHNKIEVLPSHLFLCHKLRYLDLSYNDIRFIPPEIGVLQSLQYFSISCNKVESVPDELYFCKKLKTLKIGKNNLCTLSPKIGNLVFLSCLDIKGNHFETLPPELGDCRALKRVGLVVEDTLFETLPSDIREQMKSE, from the exons ATGATTCCCGTTACTGAATTCCGTCAGTTCTCCGAGCAGCAGCCAGCATTCCGAGTCCTCAAACCATGGTGGGATGTGTTTACCGATTATCTGTCTGTGGCCATGCTTATGATCGGGGTGTTCGGCTGTACATTGCAG GTAATGCAAGATAAGATTATCTGTCTGCCAAAGAGAATACATCCTGCTCAGAACACTTCTATTTATAATGCATCTGGTGCCACTACCAATATGCCTCTTCCCAAGCCAACAGCTCCTTCTGGGACAGTGGAAATGAGGGGATTAAAAACAGACTTGGATCTCCAGCAATACAGTTTCATCAATCAGATGTGTTATGAGCGTGCCCTTCATTGGTATGCAAAGTATTTCCCTTACCTAGTTCTCATCCACACTTTAATTTTTATGGTTTGCAGCAACTTTTGGTTTAAATTTCCCGGATCAAGTTCAAAAATTGAGCATTTTATTTCCATATTGGGGAAGTGTTTTGAATCACCCTGGACAACTAGAGCTTTGTCAGAAGTATCTGGTGAGGAGCCAGAAGAGAAGGACAACCGGAAAAATGCTCTGAGCAAAACCATTGCTACCCCTTCTGCTGTGGAGAGCCCACTTGTGAAGACCCAGTCACTAAAATCCATACCTGAGAAGTTTGTGGTTGATAAAACTACAGCAGGAGCCCTGGATAAAAAGGAAGGAGAACAAGCTAAAGCCTTATTTGAGAAAGTTAAAAAATTTCGACTGCATGTTGAGGAAGGAGATCTTCTTCACGCCATGTATGTGCGTCAAACCATACTGAAAGTTCTTAAATTCCTCATTATTATTTGCTACAATAGTGCACTTGTTTCCAAAGTACAGTTTACTGTGGACTGTAATGTTGACATACAAGATATGACGGGATATAAGAACTTTTCCTGTAACCACACAATGGCGCACTTGTTTTCAAAATTGTCCTTTTGTTACTTGTGTTTTGTTGGAGTCTATGGACTTACGTGCCTTTATACTCTCTACTGGTTGTTCTACCGGTCCTTGAAGGAGTATTCTTTTGAGTATGTTCGTCAAGAAACTGGCATTGATGATATTCCAGATGTGAAAAATGATTTTGCCTTCATGTTTCACATGATAGACCAATATGACCCACTCTACTCAAAAAGATTTGCAGTTTTCTTATCAGAAGTCAGCGAAAATAAATTGAAGCAATTAAACTTAAATAATGAATGGACAGTGGATAAGCTGAGGCAGAGGTTACTAACAAATGCTTACAACCGCTTGGAGATACAATTATTTATGCTCTCCGGTCTTCCAGATACTGTCTTTGAGATAACCGAGCTGCAGTCTTTAAAGATGGAAATTATCAATAATGTCATGATACCAGCAACAATTGCTCAGCTTGATAACCTTCAAGAATTGTCCTTGTATCAGTGCTCTGTAAAAATTCATACAGCAGCCCTGGCTTTTTTAAAAGAGAATCTGAAGATATTGAGAGTAAAGTTTGACGATGTTCGAGAACTTCCACCATGGATGTACAGTTTGAGGAACCTAGAGGAACTGTACTTGATAGGCTCTTTAAGCCATGATATATCCAAAAATATAAACCTTGAGTCTTTCCGGGAGCTGAAGAGTCTTAAGATACTGTTTATCAAGAGTAATTTATCTAAAATCCCTCAAGGAGCAGTTGATGTTTCTGGTCATCTTCAGAAATTATGTATCCATAATGATGGATCCAAGCTGGTAATGCTAAACAATCTAAAGAAAATGATCAACTTAACAGAGCTGGAGCTTATACACTGTGACTTGGAGCGCATACCTCATGCAATTTTTAGTCTTATAGCTCTTCAAGAACTAGATCTGAAAGAAAATAATCTTAAATCCATTGAAGAAATACTTAGCTTTCAACATTTGCGTAAACTCACAATCTTAAAGCTGTGGTACAACAGCATTATCTATATTCCAGAACACATAAAGAAACTTACCAGTTTGGAACGACTGTACTTCAGCCACAACAAGATAGAGGTGCTTCCTTCTCACCTGTTCTTATGCCACAAACTTCGATACTTAGACTTGTCTTATAATGATATTAGATTCATTCCTCCTGAGATCGGAGTTCTCCAAAGTTTACAATATTTTTCAATTTCTTGCAACAAAGTAGAAAGTGTGCCAGATGAACTGTATTTCTGCAAGAAATTAAAGACCTTAAAAATCGGGAAGAATAACCTATGTACTCTTTCACCAAAAATTGGGAACTTAGTATTCCTATCTTGCCTGGATATTAAGGGTAATCATTTTGAAACTTTGCCACCAGAACTTGGAGATTGTAGGGCCTTGAAGAGAGTTGGACTTGTTGTAGAAGACACTTTATTTGAGACACTTCCATCCGATATTAGAGAACAAATGAAATCTGAATAG